In Salarias fasciatus chromosome 20, fSalaFa1.1, whole genome shotgun sequence, a single window of DNA contains:
- the opn7d gene encoding opsin 7, group member d codes for MGNDSDASAVFASTISKEYDILMGSLYSVFCVLSLIGNCILLLVAYHKRSTLKPAEFFIINLSISDLGMTLSLFPLAIPSAFVHRWLFGETTCQLYAMCGVLFGLCSLTNLTALSLVCCLKVCLPSRGNKFSPSHARLLLAGVWFYASVFAVGPLARWGRYGPEPYGTACCIDWHAPNHELLALSYIVCLFVFCYSLPCTIIFLSYTFILLTVRGSRQAVQQHVSPQTKTTNAHVLIVKLSVAVCIGFLGAWTPYAVVAMWAAFGDATEVPPTAFALAAMFAKSSTIYNPMVYLLCKPNFRECLYRDSSMLRQMIYRGSPQLEPKDRFGSTSQRNKDTSVSTRFSNGQQESYGACLHCTESAALCHVTPPQRTACILTGSTYTEVTVSRLSAEPQANFL; via the exons ATGGGAAATGATTCGGACGCATCTGCTGTGTTTGCCTCCACCATCTCCAAGGAGTACGACATTCTCATGGGTTCCCTCTACAGCGTGTTCT GCGTACTGTCCCTCATAGGCAACTGCATTCTCCTACTTGTTGCTTATCACAAGCGCTCAACCTTGAAACCGGCAGAGTTCTTCATCATCAATCTTTCCATAAGCGACCTCGGAATGACGCTCAGTTTATTTCCACTGGCCATACCGTCGGCATTTGTACACAG gtggctGTTTGGGGAAACCACCTGCCAGCTCTATGCTATGTGTGGAGTTCTCTTTGGTCTGTGCAGCCTGACAAACCTCACTGCCCTCTCTTTAGTGTGCTGCCTTAAAGTCTGTCTTCCCAGCCGTG GTAACAAGTTCTCCCCGTCGCACGCCCGTCTCCTGCTGGCTGGGGTCTGGTTCTATGCCTCGGTGTTTGCCGTGGGGCCGCTGGCTCGGTGGGGGCGTTACGGCCCCGAGCCCTACGGCACGGCCTGCTGCATCGACTGGCACGCGCCAAACCACGAGCTCCTGGCGTTGTCTTACATCGTCTGCCTTTTTGTGTTCTGCTATTCGCTGCCCTGCACCATCATCTTCCTCTCCTACACCTTCATCCTGCTGACGGTGAGGGGGTCCCGCCAGGCCGTCCAGCAGCACGTGTCACCGCAGACCAAGACCACCAACGCCCACGTCCTGATCGTCAAG TTATCAGTGGCAGTATGCATCGGGTTCCTTGGCGCCTGGACCCCGTATGCTGTGGTGGCCATGTGGGCTGCGTTCGGAGACGCCACGGAGGTTCCACCGACCGCATTCGCGTTGGCCGCCATGTTTGCCAAGTCCTCCACCATCTACAACCCAATGGTCTACCTGCTGTGCAAGCCCAACTTCCGCGAGTGTCTGTACAGAGACTCGTCCATGCTGCGGCAGATGATCTACCGGGGAAGCCCCCAGCTGGAGCCCAAAGACCGCTTCGGATCCACCTCGCAGCGCAACAAAGACACCAGTGTCTCCACGCGCTTCTCAAACGGACAGCAGGAGAGCTACGGGGCCTGTCTGCACTGCACCGAGAGCGCGGCACTGTGTCATGTGACGCCCCCCCAGAGGACTGCCTGCATCCTGACCGGGTCCACCTACACAGAGGTGACAGTCAGCCGCCTTTCAGCCGAACCACAGGCTAACTTCCTCTAG